CACCGGACTCACGATCGACCACTACGTACGCATCTCGATGCTCGGGTTCTACGATGTCGCGAACGCGCTCGGGCCGATCCAGGTGTGTCTGAATGCGGCCGTCGACGATCCTTACTCTGGCGCAGTGTTTCCGGCCGGGGTCTCCACGCTCGACGCCCGCCAGGCGCTCGCTTTCGTGCGGCAGAGGCACGGCCTGCCCGGCGGTGACCTCGACCGCGAGATCCGCCAGCAATACTTCCTTTCGGTCGAAGCCCACAAGCTGCTGTCGGCCGGAACACTGCTGAACCCCGTCGAACTGAACAAGGTGCTCTCCGCTATCGGGTCAGCGATCGAGACCGACCCCGGCCTGAACCTCCTCACTCTTGCTGCCCAATTGCACGGCCTCACAGGCAGCAAGATCAACTCGGCGACCATTCCGATCACAGGCACCCCGACGATCACCGTCGACGGAACCGACGTATCGATCGTGCAGGTCGACACCGCGGCGATGCCCGCGTTCATCCGCACCATCATGGGCACACCGGATGCCTATACCAAGGCCACCGCCGCCTCGCCTTCCAGCGTGAGCGTGACGGTGCTGAACGGCTCGGACACCAACGGCGTCGCCGCCGAAGCGACTGCGACGCTGAAATCGGCCGGCTTCAAGGTCGGCACCCCTGGCGACGGATCCACGCTCACGACAACGACCATCCAGTATCCGGCGGGCCAGGAGAGCCAGGCCAAGGCGGTCGCAGCGTATCTGCCGGGTGCAGCCGTGCAACAGACCGCCAGCGTGAAGACGGTCACCGTCGTGCTGGGTACCGACGGAATCATGCCGGCGGCGCCTGGCTCGGGCGGCACGACGAGCGCGTCAACAGCTCCAGCACCGGCGCCATCGGCCTCGTCCGCTACCCACAACTACAGCACCGCGACCTGCATCAACTGAGGACGATGCGCCGCCGCTCTCCGTCGCTGCCCTTCGAGACGGCCGCGGGCTTCAACCCTCGCTCCCAGGCTCGCTCGGCGCTGGGGTCGCAGATCGCTTCGCGATCCCCAAGCTCCACCGCGCTCCTCAGGAACCGCGCAGCCGAAGCGCCGTCCCTCGGTCGCTGCCCTTCGAGACGGCCGCGGGCGGCCTCCTCAGGAACCGCGCAGCCGAAGCGCCACACCTCGGTCGCTGAGCGCAGCCGAAGCGCCACACCTCGGTCGCTGAGCGCAGCCGAAGCGCCACACCTCGGTCGCTGAGCGCAGCCGAAGCGCCGTCACAGTGCCATCCAATAGTGCCAAACTGGGCAGATGACGTCGCCTGCCTCGCTGCCCGACCTATCCGACGTACCAGACCTGTCCGAGCTGCTGGGCACCGCCCGCGTTGTCGCACTGCCGATGACAACACGGTTCCGCGGCATTACCGTGCGCGAGGCGTTACTCGTCGAGGGCCCGGCGGGCTGGAGCGAGTTCTCGCCGTTCGTCGAATATACCGATGCCGAGGCGGCCGCCTGGCTTGCTGCGACGATCGATTTCGGGTGGACGAGCGTGCCGCCGGCTCTGCGTGATCGCATTCCCGTGAACGCTACGGTGCCCGCCGTGGCTGCAGCCGAGGTTGCCGGCATCCTGGCTCGATTTCCAGGCTGTCGCACCGCAAAAGTCAAAGTAGCCGACGTAGCACAAGGCCTGGCCGACGACGTCGCCCGTGTGCGTGCGGTGCGGGACGTACTCGGCCCTGACGGACGCATCCGAATCGACGCGAATGGGCTGTGGAACGTGGACGAGGCAGAGCACGCCATCCACGCGCTCGCGGCTTTCGATCTCGAATATGTCGAACAGCCATGCGCGACCATCGATGAGCTTGTAGAGATTCGCAAGCGCACGAAATACATGGGTGTTCCGATCGCAGCCGATGAAAGCGTTCGCAAGGCGAGCGACCCACTGGCGGTCGCACGCGCCGGCGCTGCCGACCTCCTTGTGATCAAGGCGCAGCCGCTGGGCGGCATCCGGTCAGCGCTTCGTGTCATCGCAGACGCCGGGCTACCCGCCGTCATCTCGAGTGCGCTTGACACCTCGGTCGGCCTGGCGATGGGCGCACACCTGGCCGCCGCGCTTATCGACCTGGACTACGACTGTGGGCTGGGAACGGCCGCCCTGCTTGCGGCGGATGTGACGCCCGAGCCGCTCAGGCCGGTCGACGGTGCGATCCCGGTGCGTCGAGTGGAAGCAGACGAAGCGCTGCTGACGCAGCACGCCGCGGATGCCGACCGCCGCGCCTGGTGGATCGCTCGCCTCGAGCGCTGCTACCGCCTGCTGGAGACCGCGCGGCGCTGAGCGGCATCGATCGCGACCCACAC
The Rathayibacter sp. SW19 DNA segment above includes these coding regions:
- a CDS encoding LCP family protein — encoded protein: MAIPTEHRRRPRYRLRRAIAISITVIVVLLLATGGYIAYNYWVLTSHITHVNAIPSNKPKTDVDGAAQNILLVGDDHRPANASAAELAQLGTTQDGGGTNTDTMMILHIPAGGASATLISLPRDSWVNIPGNGMGKLNSAFSDGSQSGGDAGGAQLLIETVQNLTGLTIDHYVRISMLGFYDVANALGPIQVCLNAAVDDPYSGAVFPAGVSTLDARQALAFVRQRHGLPGGDLDREIRQQYFLSVEAHKLLSAGTLLNPVELNKVLSAIGSAIETDPGLNLLTLAAQLHGLTGSKINSATIPITGTPTITVDGTDVSIVQVDTAAMPAFIRTIMGTPDAYTKATAASPSSVSVTVLNGSDTNGVAAEATATLKSAGFKVGTPGDGSTLTTTTIQYPAGQESQAKAVAAYLPGAAVQQTASVKTVTVVLGTDGIMPAAPGSGGTTSASTAPAPAPSASSATHNYSTATCIN
- a CDS encoding o-succinylbenzoate synthase, coding for MTSPASLPDLSDVPDLSELLGTARVVALPMTTRFRGITVREALLVEGPAGWSEFSPFVEYTDAEAAAWLAATIDFGWTSVPPALRDRIPVNATVPAVAAAEVAGILARFPGCRTAKVKVADVAQGLADDVARVRAVRDVLGPDGRIRIDANGLWNVDEAEHAIHALAAFDLEYVEQPCATIDELVEIRKRTKYMGVPIAADESVRKASDPLAVARAGAADLLVIKAQPLGGIRSALRVIADAGLPAVISSALDTSVGLAMGAHLAAALIDLDYDCGLGTAALLAADVTPEPLRPVDGAIPVRRVEADEALLTQHAADADRRAWWIARLERCYRLLETARR